From a region of the Takifugu flavidus isolate HTHZ2018 chromosome 20, ASM371156v2, whole genome shotgun sequence genome:
- the nsmfa gene encoding NMDA receptor synaptonuclear signaling and neuronal migration factor isoform X7 gives MRFPLWPPKFAHLLCETLAGPDPESPVGSNNNHLVDNLGRPSLAPPPSVTVSNQPSRLSLERSFSAEEEQQKCVACPLQPARVYTITSQLMSGGRGSKESLELDVLKEKSGGRGMGSRGLVQPSTSPSSTSSSPTQHQQASSSRGTGHHHHCNHHHGNHHHAVSASTAPSNSGGPGGSSSNQQPSGCHGHHASHHSHHHHLSQPPLQTSVSAHNIRSWSESGRGEADCGGLACESCSGAPSRSQGSLDLESSAREADDTNWFPKENMFSFQTATTTMQANFRKHLRMVGSRRIKAQTFAERRSKSFNRSWSDPTPVKTDAAHEPRDSGDLQASCATLDEGGAADAVDWEEEREVERLACEGEDFVPPKIMLISSKVPKAEYVPTIIRRDDPSIIPILYDHEHATFDDILEEIEKKLTAYRRGSRFWRMLIFCQGGPGHLYLLKNKVATFAKVEKEEDMSQFWRRLSRFMSKINPEPNLIHIMGCYVLGNPNGEKLFQKLKNLMRPYSVEFESPLELSAQGKEMIEMYFDFRLYRLWKTRQHSKLLDYEEFL, from the exons ATGCGATTTCCTCTGTGGCCGCCAAAGTTCG CTCATCTTCTGTGTGAGACGTTGGCCGGTCCTGATCCAGAATCACCAGTaggcagcaacaacaaccaccTCGTGGACAACCTTGGGCGACCCTCCTTGGCTCCACCCCCTTCGGTTACCGTCTCCAACCAGCCTTCCCGGCTGTCGCTGGAGCGCAGCTtctcagcagaggaggagcagcagaagtgtGTGGCGTGTCCTCTGCAACCAGCCCGTGTCTACACCATCACCAGCCAGCTGATGAGTGGCGGCCGGGGCAGCAAGGAGAGCCTGGAACTGGACGTCCTCAAGGAGAAGTCAGGGGGCCGTGGGATGGGATCCAGAGGACTGGTCCAAccctccacctccccttctTCCACCTcatcatctccaactcagcaTCAACAAGCCAGCAGCAGCCGTGGCACCGGCCACCATCACCACTGCAaccatcaccatggaaaccatcACCATGCCGTCTCGGCATCAACCGCACCATCCAACAGCGGTGGGCCAGGCGGAAGTAGCAGCAACCAGCAGCCGTCCGGATGTCACGGCCACCACGCGTCCCACCACAGCCACCATCACCACCTATCCCAGCCCCCCCTGCAGACCTCCGTCAGTGCCCACAACATCCGCAGCTGGAGCGAGAGCGGCAGAGGGGAGGCGGACTGCGGCGGACTGGCCTGCGAGTCGTGTAGTGGCGCACCTTCACGGAGCCAAGGCTCGCTGGACCTGGAGAGCTCCGCTCGGGAAGCAG ATGACACAAATTGGTTtccaaaagaaaacatgttCAGTTTCCAGACGGCGACCACGACCATGCAGGC GAACTTCCGGAAGCACCTTCGGATGGTGGGCAGCCGAAGAATTAAAGCACAGA CATTTGCTGAGCGTAGATCGAAGAGTTTCAACCGTTCCTGGAGTGACCCCACACCTGTCAAGACTGATGCTGCCCATGAACCCAGAGATA gtggagaCCTCCAGGCCTCCTGTGCGACCCTGGATGAAGgaggtgctgctgatgctgttgactgggaggaggagagggaggtggagcgTCTGGCCTGTGAAGGAGAAGACTTCGTCCCTCCGAAGATCATG ctgATCTCCTCCAAGGTTCCAAAGGCCGAGTACGTTCCCACCATCATCCGCAGGGACGACCCGTCCATCATCCCCATCCTCTAC GACCACGAACACGCCACTTTTGACGACATCCTGG AGGAGATCGAGAAGAAGCTGACAGCTTACAGGAGAggcagcaggttctggaggaTGCTCATCTTCtgtcag GGAGGGCCGGGTCATCTCTACCTGCTGAAGAATAAAGTAGCAACGTTTGCTAaagtggaaaaagaggaagacatGAGCCA gttctggaggaggctcAGTCGTTTCATGAGTAAAATCAACCCAGAACCGAACCTGATCCACATTATGGGATGTTACGTCCTGGGGAACCCCAATGGAGAGAAG CTGTTCCAGAAACTGAAGAACCTGATGAGGCCTTATTCTGTGGAGTTTGAGTCCCCGCTGGAGCTGTCGGCACAGG gcAAAGAGATGATTGAGATGTATTTTGACTTCCGTCTCTACCGGCTCTGGAAGACGCGACAACACTCCAAGCTGCTGGACTACGAGGAGTTTTTGTGA
- the nsmfa gene encoding NMDA receptor synaptonuclear signaling and neuronal migration factor isoform X2, producing MCVGVFMHLSANSSLRTVRSLVSHLLSHTERRSSSSCQPGQRRTGQLTGPLPVSLGGAARAFGEYLSHTHPENRNGSAHLLCETLAGPDPESPVGSNNNHLVDNLGRPSLAPPPSVTVSNQPSRLSLERSFSAEEEQQKCVACPLQPARVYTITSQLMSGGRGSKESLELDVLKEKSGGRGMGSRGLVQPSTSPSSTSSSPTQHQQASSSRGTGHHHHCNHHHGNHHHAVSASTAPSNSGGPGGSSSNQQPSGCHGHHASHHSHHHHLSQPPLQTSVSAHNIRSWSESGRGEADCGGLACESCSGAPSRSQGSLDLESSAREADDTNWFPKENMFSFQTATTTMQANFRKHLRMVGSRRIKAQTFAERRSKSFNRSWSDPTPVKTDAAHEPRDSGDLQASCATLDEGGAADAVDWEEEREVERLACEGEDFVPPKIMLISSKVPKAEYVPTIIRRDDPSIIPILYDHEHATFDDILEEIEKKLTAYRRGSRFWRMLIFCQGGPGHLYLLKNKVATFAKVEKEEDMSQFWRRLSRFMSKINPEPNLIHIMGCYVLGNPNGEKLFQKLKNLMRPYSVEFESPLELSAQGKEMIEMYFDFRLYRLWKTRQHSKLLDYEEFL from the exons atgtgtgttggtgtttttaTGCACCTGTCAGCCAACAGCAGCCTCAGGACGGTGAGGTCACTCGTGTCACACCTGCTGTCTCACACAGAGAGGAGGTCAAGCTCCAGCTGCCAGCCGGGGCAGCGGCGCACTGGTCAGCTGAcaggtccacttcctgtttcactggGGGG AGCAGCGCGAGCGTTTGGAGAGTACctgtcccacacacacccagagaaCAGAAACGGTTCAG CTCATCTTCTGTGTGAGACGTTGGCCGGTCCTGATCCAGAATCACCAGTaggcagcaacaacaaccaccTCGTGGACAACCTTGGGCGACCCTCCTTGGCTCCACCCCCTTCGGTTACCGTCTCCAACCAGCCTTCCCGGCTGTCGCTGGAGCGCAGCTtctcagcagaggaggagcagcagaagtgtGTGGCGTGTCCTCTGCAACCAGCCCGTGTCTACACCATCACCAGCCAGCTGATGAGTGGCGGCCGGGGCAGCAAGGAGAGCCTGGAACTGGACGTCCTCAAGGAGAAGTCAGGGGGCCGTGGGATGGGATCCAGAGGACTGGTCCAAccctccacctccccttctTCCACCTcatcatctccaactcagcaTCAACAAGCCAGCAGCAGCCGTGGCACCGGCCACCATCACCACTGCAaccatcaccatggaaaccatcACCATGCCGTCTCGGCATCAACCGCACCATCCAACAGCGGTGGGCCAGGCGGAAGTAGCAGCAACCAGCAGCCGTCCGGATGTCACGGCCACCACGCGTCCCACCACAGCCACCATCACCACCTATCCCAGCCCCCCCTGCAGACCTCCGTCAGTGCCCACAACATCCGCAGCTGGAGCGAGAGCGGCAGAGGGGAGGCGGACTGCGGCGGACTGGCCTGCGAGTCGTGTAGTGGCGCACCTTCACGGAGCCAAGGCTCGCTGGACCTGGAGAGCTCCGCTCGGGAAGCAG ATGACACAAATTGGTTtccaaaagaaaacatgttCAGTTTCCAGACGGCGACCACGACCATGCAGGC GAACTTCCGGAAGCACCTTCGGATGGTGGGCAGCCGAAGAATTAAAGCACAGA CATTTGCTGAGCGTAGATCGAAGAGTTTCAACCGTTCCTGGAGTGACCCCACACCTGTCAAGACTGATGCTGCCCATGAACCCAGAGATA gtggagaCCTCCAGGCCTCCTGTGCGACCCTGGATGAAGgaggtgctgctgatgctgttgactgggaggaggagagggaggtggagcgTCTGGCCTGTGAAGGAGAAGACTTCGTCCCTCCGAAGATCATG ctgATCTCCTCCAAGGTTCCAAAGGCCGAGTACGTTCCCACCATCATCCGCAGGGACGACCCGTCCATCATCCCCATCCTCTAC GACCACGAACACGCCACTTTTGACGACATCCTGG AGGAGATCGAGAAGAAGCTGACAGCTTACAGGAGAggcagcaggttctggaggaTGCTCATCTTCtgtcag GGAGGGCCGGGTCATCTCTACCTGCTGAAGAATAAAGTAGCAACGTTTGCTAaagtggaaaaagaggaagacatGAGCCA gttctggaggaggctcAGTCGTTTCATGAGTAAAATCAACCCAGAACCGAACCTGATCCACATTATGGGATGTTACGTCCTGGGGAACCCCAATGGAGAGAAG CTGTTCCAGAAACTGAAGAACCTGATGAGGCCTTATTCTGTGGAGTTTGAGTCCCCGCTGGAGCTGTCGGCACAGG gcAAAGAGATGATTGAGATGTATTTTGACTTCCGTCTCTACCGGCTCTGGAAGACGCGACAACACTCCAAGCTGCTGGACTACGAGGAGTTTTTGTGA